Proteins co-encoded in one Brassica oleracea var. oleracea cultivar TO1000 chromosome C4, BOL, whole genome shotgun sequence genomic window:
- the LOC106337891 gene encoding putative F-box/LRR-repeat protein At3g18150, translating into MVDECENGDGATAARSYSHQDHKTKEAGDSSDGGDSISFLPDVILQSILSSLPTEIAIKTSILSKRWRHVWSDTPCLSFDWIIPHGPKGDIINKILDRYTARKMMSFKLSANMRDDIPYIDRWLEFAMSRNVENMSLKFGYEGERKYHVPDSFYISNSFKQFSSVKYSFIDLKLPSFPVSWTSLKILYLKSCKLSEERMDKILSGCPVLESLTLDFCDKLLVLDLSKYLRLTLISTSVRTLVIKRNIWVPGPTQIIAPHIHYLSLTNSKLPCTLVDVSSLKEARMEICFCALEDLEADFLQTMVLRMLEKLQHVDNLTFGENFLTVLTLAELRRVPIPRFKVKDLTLETMISQYVIPGIVRVLQSSPELKKLTTIHRMKFGTITKNKIDTYLDLQGVKKDQRWSLEARVFENLKHWDVESRHVASFMELMLKKTKTLEKMVVWFYSYRKGQTLEELPEMVPVLADKNNVSIVLHLFKPDHRV; encoded by the exons ATGGTGGACGAATGCGAAAACGGAGACGGTGCAACCGCCGCAAGAAGCTATAGCCACCAAGACCACAAGACCAAAGAAGCAGGTGATTCAAGCGACGGTGGAGACTCAATCAGCTTTCTACCTGACGTGATCCTCCAAAGTATCCTCTCCTCTCTTCCGACCGAAATTGCCATCAAAACATCCATCTTGTCCAAAAGATGGAGACATGTATGGTCCGATACACCTTGCCTCTCCTTCGACTGGATTATACCACATGGCCCGAAAGGTGATATTATAAACAAAATACTAGATCGCTACACGGCTCGCAAGATGATGAGTTTCAAGCTCAGTGCCAACATGAGAGACGATATTCCTTACATTGACAGATGGCTCGAGTTCGCCATGTCCCGAAACGTTGAGAATATGTCGTTGAAGTTCGGTTATGAAGGTGAACGTAAGTATCATGTTCCTGATTCCTTTTACATCAGTAACTCTTTCAAGCAATTCAGTAGTGTTAAGTATTCGTTTATTGATTTGAAACTTCCAAGTTTTCCCGTGTCTTGGACATCTCTGAAGATTCTGTACTTAAAGTCTTGCAAGCTCTCTGAAGAACGCATGGATAAGATTCTATCTGGCTGTCCGGTTCTTGAAAGCTTAACCCTTGACTTCTGCGATAAACTGTTGGTTCTTGATCTCAGCAAATATTTGCGTCTGACACTA ATTTCTACTAGTGTGAGAACATTGGTAATCAAGCGTAACATTTGGGTTCCGGGCCCTACACAGATTATTGCACCGCATATCCATTATCTCAGCTTGACCAACTCAAAGTTACCATGTACTTTAGTTGATGTCTCATCTTTAAAAGAAGCTAGAATGGAGATTTGCTTTTGTGCACTTGAAGATCTGGAGGCTGATTTTCTTCAAACCATGGTGCTAAGGATGCTAGAGAAGTTGCAGCATGTAGATAACCTTACTTTCGGAGAGAACTTTCTTACG GTTTTAACACTTGCCGAGCTCCGCCGTGTTCCCATTCCAAGATTCAAGGTCAAAGATTTGACACTTGAGACAATGATCTCTCAATATGTAATTCCTGGTATAGTCAGGGTGCTACAAAGTTCACCTGAACTGAAGAAGCTAACAACAATACACAGAATGAAGTTTGGCACCATAACG AAGAATAAAATTGACACGTACTTGGATTTGCAAGGAGTGAAGAAGGATCAGCGTTGGAGCTTGGAGGCGAGGGTCTTTGAGAACCTGAAACATTGGGATGTAGAGTCGAGGCACGTGGCTTCGTTCATGGAACTTATGTTAAAAAAAACAAAGACATTAGAGAAGATGGTCGTTTGGTTTTATAGTTATCGGAAAGGTCAAACTCTTGAAGAGTTGCCAGAGATGGTTCCAGTGCTCGCTGACAAGAACAATGTCTCCATAGTGCTCCACCTATTCAAGCCGGATCACAGGGTTTAG
- the LOC106340602 gene encoding probable protein phosphatase 2C 30: protein MQVSKNPTKQTNREKKKLTEDYTMSRSVIMAPESPVYFPSPLVFSPTSVKTPPSSPRWTPPKKIMIACPPRKPKEPTSSSESNTALKRKRPPMLDLKLPPTVSSWCSTTVKTPGKADDVAEAEEDGVYSVYCKRGRRGPMEDRYAAAVDPGERVRKKAFFGVFDGHGGSKAAEFAAKNLGNNIEAAIEAARSGEEGYSVERAIREGYIKTDEDFLKEGSRGGACCVTALISEGELAVSNAGDCRAVISRGGVEEALTTDHIPSQANEFKRIEASGGYVDCCNGVWRIQGTLAVSRGIGDRYLKEWVIAEPETRTLRIKPELEFLILASDGLWDKVTNQEAVDVVRPYCVGVENPKTLSACKKLAELSCKRGCLDDISLIIIQLQQFVP from the exons ATGCAAGTCTCTAAGAATCCGACCAAGCAAACAAATCGAGAGAAGAAGAAACTCACCGAAGATTATACCATGTCAAGGTCAGTGATCATGGCTCCGGAGTCTCCGGTTTACTTCCCATCTCCACTTGTTTTTTCTCCGACGTCGGTCAAAACGCCGCCGTCTTCTCCTCGTTGGACACCACCGAAGAAGATTATGATAGCGTGTCCTCCAAGGAAGCCTAAAGAGCCGACTTCGAGTTCTGAATCTAACACAGCTTTAAAAAGAAAGCGACCACCGATGCTTGACCTAAAGCTGCCTCCCACGGTTTCATCGTGGTGCAGTACGACGGTGAAGACGCCGGGAAAAGCGGATGACGTTGCTGAAGCGGAAGAAGATGGAGTTTACTCCGTTTACTGCAAGAGAGGAAGACGCGGACCAATGGAAGATAGATATGCGGCGGCGGTTGATCCTGGCGAGAGAGTTCGCAAGAAGGCTTTCTTCGGCGTTTTCGACGGTCACGGCGGATCCAAAGCGGCGGAGTTCGCGGCGAAGAATCTCGGCAACAACATTGAGGCGGCGATAGAAGCAGCGAGATCTGGAGAAGAAGGTTACTCGGTTGAGAGAGCGATACGAGAAGGTTACATCAAAACAGACGAGGACTTCTTGAAAGAAGGCTCGAGGGGCGGCGCGTGTTGTGTAACCGCTTTGATATCGGAAGGCGAACTTGCGGTTTCAAACGCCGGAGATTGCCGGGCGGTTATAAGCCGCGGTGGAGTTGAGGAAGCTCTAACTACCGATCACATTCCTTCTCAAGCAAATGAGTTCAAAAGGATTGAAGCATCG GGTGGTTATGTTGACTGCTGCAACGGCGTGTGGAGAATTCAAGGAACATTAGCTGTCTCACGAGGAATTGGAGACCGGTATCTCAAGGAGTGGGTGATAGCTGAACCGGAAACAAGAACATTACGGATTAAACCGGAACTTGAGTTCTTGATCTTAGCATCTGACGGCCTCTGGGATAAG GTAACGAACCAGGAGGCGGTTGATGTGGTTCGGCCGTACTGCGTAGGCGTGGAGAATCCAAAGACACTTTCTGCTTGCAAGAAACTAGCCGAGTTATCGTGTAAGAGAGGGTGTTTGGATGATATTAGTCTAATCATAATTCAGCTACAACAGTTTGTGCCATGA